One genomic segment of Ricinus communis isolate WT05 ecotype wild-type chromosome 5, ASM1957865v1, whole genome shotgun sequence includes these proteins:
- the LOC8284219 gene encoding abnormal spindle-like microcephaly-associated protein isoform X1 codes for MEGNDQPPPSPYPPSASLLKDISNFKTPKRASRVPNFTSSSPYPQFFTASKQTPKLSSSVRSSRPKHKTATARRLKAFELEQSQSSRKVQTKKEQSLKSLSKSLTTWLNFLLQNPRSCGCDLTVIDDQDGSFPEKLGGKRQRNAQWRSPKRLRGGDFVEINGTDGFSSSKNYELLRKSLKDVCSLDDLKHRMRLHLSLATCKEIFDIMSHVVKNIDEGRLKMKSHCPIVTDVGMKEKAIQILMCYNPIWIRIGLHIIFGGDSLLPSGDVKSDKEIAFLKMVIEKQFFSHAGLAKAYAYNKMVEGLYRPGYYEYLGNIILKRFLLLVLILDRAKSSSALSLKYGIDGVDGGSPLLFVVQSSIKSSRQMINDFLSSEIMLGEGNLLAHLVIVGYRVSYQQCPLFEYDFRVTDLFEDLQDGLRLCRAIQLLRSDSSILMKMVVPSDTRKKNLVNCGIALQYLKHAGVRLCDDDGMMIMEDDIANGDKELTISLLWSMFIQLQLPLLINSKILVEEILKIHGTNVDTSKNINLSSASLQLLLNWIQVVCDKYDYKVDNISSLVDGKAVWCLLDYYFRKELCCSRSLKDPTDTRGEESIMSASEYTDAVHNFILSQKLITLLGNFPEILQISDILEHSGAISERSVVILLVFLASQLTAKKSMDQLNFHKLLCCNCQSPERRHSISEQCGLSLNAMLDQEEIDEHCNEDAARRFNAIKAWWQDMAERNNSFVIKPAISTLQHCSTKKSSINFQKDNAATLIQSHFRRSIARYHFLKMKNAVLILQTVIRAWFMVKRISAPYRFCDDMIQDSIYERWKQSERDWRYVNFIFDRHSFVKVRKSVVFIQQAARIWMMQRIQAASIRNHDMSTMELVSAATIIQKYFRVRITRSKCKVIQMMNAPHMCQMHRSNLEREAAIRIQLSWKNYIDGRCLRNQHLAAIKIQHHFQCWQLRKKFLKQKEFITKVQRCCRGWLIRRNFMHQIEAVKKIQNVIRGLNCQKAFNCRKNAAIEIQRFVRGQIARKRLLGASHFNICTTVYCKFQTSGCFPRPELKVILSAILKLQRWWRCVLLHKLRTRSAIVIQSYFRGWVSRQKVYTERRYAVMIQSHWKGYLVRKESRGQLLDLRLRVQKSAKNIDDSMRIINRLKVALSELLSMKSISGILHTCATLDMTTQHSQKCCEELVAAGAIGILLKLIRLVSRSIPDQEILKHALSTIRNLTRYQHLTEVLIDSHGSIEIIFWEFLRNKEDGYFIASEILKKICSNKKGGQSLRKLPALIKRLHSLVEELTRKSTIEKRNPQGVAAREKTEKRLREAVGILKLMTIK; via the exons ATGGAGGGCAACGATCAGCCACCTCCCTCGCCATATCCACCGTCTGCTTCTCTTCTCAAAGacatttcaaatttcaaaacccCAAAACGCGCTTCTCGTGTCCCTAATTTCACCTCTTCTTCTCCTTATCCTCAGTTCTTCACCGCTTCCAAACAAACCCCAAAACTGTCTTCTTCTGTCCGCAGTTCCCGGCCTAAACATAAAACCGCGACAGCCCGTCGTCTAAAGGCATTTGAGCTAGAACAATCACAATCCTCGCGCAAAGTCCAAACTAAAAAAGAACAGTCTCTTAAGTCACTTTCAAAATCTCTCACTACTTGGCTTAATTTCCTCCTCCAAAACCCGAGATCCTGCGGCTGTGATTTAACCGTAATTGATGATCAAGATGGAAGCTTTCCAGAGAAGTTAGGGGGGAAGAGACAGAGGAATGCTCAATGGCGGAGTCCGAAGAGGCTGAGAGGCGGTGATTTTGTGGAGATTAATGGAACTGACGGGTTTTCAAGTTCAAAGAACTATGAATTGTTAAGGAAATCGTTGAAAGATGTGTGTAGTTTGGATGATTTGAAGCACAGAATGAGGCTTCATTTGAGCTTGGCTACTTGCAAGGAGATTTTTGATATCATGTCTCATGTCGTTAAG AATATTGATGAAGGCAGGTTGAAAATGAAGTCACATTGCCCCATAGTAACAGATGTAGGAATGAAAGAGAAGGCGATCCAAATTCTTATGTGTTATAACCCAATTTGGATTCGAATTGGATTGCATATTATTTTTGGCGGTGATTCCTTGTTGCCTAGCGGGGATGTTAAATCTGATAAAGAAATTGCCTTTTTGAAGATGGTAATTGAAAAGCAGTTTTTCTCTCATGCTGGACTAGCAAAAGCTTATGCTTATAATAAGATGGTTGAAGGGTTATACAGGCCAGGTTACTATGAATATTTGGGTAATATAATATTGAAGAGATTTCTGCTGCTGGTTCTTATACTTGATAGAGCAAAATCTAGTAGCGCTCTTTCTTTAAAGTATGGTATTGATGGAGTTGATGGGGGCTCTCCTCTTTTATTTGTGGTGCAGTCAAGTATCAAGTCTAGTCGTCAAATGATTAATG ATTTTCTATCATCGGAGATAATGCTTGGAGAAGGTAACCTTCTGGCACATCTAGTGATTGTAGGTTACAGAGTTTCTTACCAGCAG TGTCCTCTTTTTGAGTATGACTTTAGAGTGACGGATTTATTTGAGGACCTACAAGATGGACTACGTCTTTGTCGAGCCATTCAGCTCTTGAGAAGTGACTCATCTATTCTTATG AAAATGGTAGTTCCATCTGATACTCGCAAGAAAAACTTGGTCAACTGTGGCATTGCTCTGCAATATCTAAAACATGCTGGTGTTAGACTGTGTGATGATGACGGCATGATGATTATGGAAGATGATATTGCTAACGGAGACAAGGAACTAACCATTAGCTTGCTCTGGAGCATGTTTATTCAATTACAG CTGCCACTCCTGATCAACAGCAAAATCTTAGTTGAGGAGATTCTGAAAATTCATGGAACCAATGTG GATACCTCCAAAAACATTAATCTTAGTTCAGCTTCTTTGCAGTTGCTTTTGAACTGGATCCAG GTGGTCTGTGATAAGTATGATTATAAGGTTGACAATATTTCTTCTTTGGTTGATGGGAAAGCTGTATGGTGTTTGCTTGACTATTACTTCCGCAAAGAACTTTGCTGTTCTCGTTCTCTTAAG GACCCTACTGATACTAGAGGGGAAGAATCAATTATGTCTGCTTCTGAATATACAGATGCAGTGCATAATTTCATATTATCACAGAAGCTGATAACCTTGTTGGGGAACTTTCCAGAG ATTCTGCAAATCAGTGACATACTTGAACATAGTGGTGCAATTAGTGAAAGGAGTGTGGTGATTCTATTGGTATTTCTTGCATCGCAGCTGACTGCAAAGAAATCTATG GATCAGCTGAATTTTCATAAGCTCTTGTGTTGTAATTGTCAAAGTCCAGAGAGGAGACATTCAATCAGTGAACAGTGTGGCTTGAGTTTGAATGCAATGCTAGACCAAGAGGAAATAGATGAACACTGTAATGAAG ATGCTGCTAGAAGATTTAACGCTATTAAAGCTTGGTGGCAAGATATGGCAGAACGGAACAACAGCTTTGTTATAAAGCCTGCAATATCTACTTTGCAGCACTGCTCAACTAAGAAATCCAGCATCAACTTTCAAAAAG ACAACGCAGCAACACTCATACAATCGCACTTCAGAAGGTCAATTGCACGTTATCATTTTTTGAAGATGAAAAATGCAGTTTTAATTTTGCAAACAGTTATTCGGGCTTGGTTTATGGTGAAGCGGATATCTGCACCTTACAGATTCTGTGATGACATGATTCAGGACTCTATCTATG AAAGGTGGAAGCAGTCAGAAAGAGATTGGAGATATgtcaactttatttttgacaGACATAGCTTTGTCAAGGTACGAAAATCAGTGGTGTTCATCCAGCAAGCAGCTAGGATTTGGATGATGCAAAGAATCCAGGCTGCAAGTATTAGAAATCATGATATGTCCACTATGGAGCTGGTCAGTGCTGCCActattattcaaaaatattttcgTGTTCGGATAACAAGGTCTAAGTGTAAGGTCATTCAGATGATGAATGCTCCACACATGTGCCAAATGCACCGTAGTAATCTTGAAAGAGAAGCAGCCATTCGAATCCAGCTATCTTGGAAGAATTATATTGATGGCAGGTGTCTTCGCAATCAGCATCTAGCTGCAATTAAAATTCAGCATCATTTCCAATGTTGGCAGTtgagaaagaaatttttgaaacaGAAGGAATTCATAACAAAAGTTCAGAGATGCTGCCGTGGTTGGCTGATAAGGAGGAACTTTATGCACCAAATAGAAGCTGTAAAAAAGATTCAAAACGTTATTCGGGGCTTAAATTGTCAGAAGGCATTTAATTGCAGAAAGAATGCTGCTATTGAAATTCAACGGTTTGTCAGGGGACAGATCGCTCGAAAAAGGCTCTTAG GAGCTtctcattttaatatatgcaCCACTGTTTATTGCAAATTCCAAACTTCTGGCTGCTTTCCTCGTCCAGAATTGAAAGTAATACTATCTGCAATATTGAAGCTGCAAAGGTGGTGGAGATGTGTTTTGTTGCATAAATTAAGAACAAGATCAGCAATAGTTATACAGTCTTATTTTCGAGGTTGGGTCAGCAGGCAAAAGGTTTATACAGAAAGGCGATATGCTGTTATGATCCaa tCTCACTGGAAAGGTTACCTTGTGCGTAAAGAATCAAGAGGACAGCTATTGGATTTGCGCTTGAGAGTGCAGAAATCCGCTAAAAATATAGATGACAGCATGCGTATAATTAACAGACTCAAAGTGGCACTTTCGGAACTACTGAGTATGAAAAGCATCAGCGGGATTCTTCATACTTGTGCAACCTTAG ATATGACTACACAACATTCTCAGAAATGTTGCGAGGAGCTTGTGGCCGCAGGGGCCATAGGGATTTTATTGAAACTGATTCGGTTAGTCAGTCGAAGCATACCGGATCAGGAGATTTTAAAGCATGCACTTTCAACTATCAGGAATCTTACCCGCTATCAACACTTGACTGAAGTTCTAATTGACAGCCATGGATCAATAGAAATCATCTTTTGGGAATTTCTCAG GAACAAGGAAGACGGTTATTTTATCGCTTCAGAGATTCTGAAGAAGATATGTTCAAATAAGAAAGGTGGTCAGTCCTTGCGCAAGTTACCCGCCCTCATAAAGAGGTTACATAGTCTTGTGGAAGAACTAACAAGGAAATCAACTATTGAGAAAAG GAATCCTCAGGGTGTAGCAGCAAGagagaaaacagaaaaaagattGAGAGAGGCTGTTGGAATCCTTAAATTGATGACAATTAAGTGA
- the LOC8284219 gene encoding abnormal spindle-like microcephaly-associated protein isoform X2, protein MEGNDQPPPSPYPPSASLLKDISNFKTPKRASRVPNFTSSSPYPQFFTASKQTPKLSSSVRSSRPKHKTATARRLKAFELEQSQSSRKVQTKKEQSLKSLSKSLTTWLNFLLQNPRSCGCDLTVIDDQDGSFPEKLGGKRQRNAQWRSPKRLRGGDFVEINGTDGFSSSKNYELLRKSLKDVCSLDDLKHRMRLHLSLATCKEIFDIMSHVVKNIDEGRLKMKSHCPIVTDVGMKEKAIQILMCYNPIWIRIGLHIIFGGDSLLPSGDVKSDKEIAFLKMVIEKQFFSHAGLAKAYAYNKMVEGLYRPGYYEYLGNIILKRFLLLVLILDRAKSSSALSLKYGIDGVDGGSPLLFVVQSSIKSSRQMINDFLSSEIMLGEGNLLAHLVIVGYRVSYQQCPLFEYDFRVTDLFEDLQDGLRLCRAIQLLRSDSSILMKMVVPSDTRKKNLVNCGIALQYLKHAGVRLCDDDGMMIMEDDIANGDKELTISLLWSMFIQLQLPLLINSKILVEEILKIHGTNVDTSKNINLSSASLQLLLNWIQVVCDKYDYKVDNISSLVDGKAVWCLLDYYFRKELCCSRSLKDPTDTRGEESIMSASEYTDAVHNFILSQKLITLLGNFPEILQISDILEHSGAISERSVVILLVFLASQLTAKKSMDQLNFHKLLCCNCQSPERRHSISEQCGLSLNAMLDQEEIDEHCNEDAARRFNAIKAWWQDMAERNNSFVIKPAISTLQHCSTKKSSINFQKDNAATLIQSHFRRSIARYHFLKMKNAVLILQTVIRAWFMVKRISAPYRFCDDMIQDSIYERWKQSERDWRYVNFIFDRHSFVKVRKSVVFIQQAARIWMMQRIQAASIRNHDMSTMELMMNAPHMCQMHRSNLEREAAIRIQLSWKNYIDGRCLRNQHLAAIKIQHHFQCWQLRKKFLKQKEFITKVQRCCRGWLIRRNFMHQIEAVKKIQNVIRGLNCQKAFNCRKNAAIEIQRFVRGQIARKRLLGASHFNICTTVYCKFQTSGCFPRPELKVILSAILKLQRWWRCVLLHKLRTRSAIVIQSYFRGWVSRQKVYTERRYAVMIQSHWKGYLVRKESRGQLLDLRLRVQKSAKNIDDSMRIINRLKVALSELLSMKSISGILHTCATLDMTTQHSQKCCEELVAAGAIGILLKLIRLVSRSIPDQEILKHALSTIRNLTRYQHLTEVLIDSHGSIEIIFWEFLRNKEDGYFIASEILKKICSNKKGGQSLRKLPALIKRLHSLVEELTRKSTIEKRNPQGVAAREKTEKRLREAVGILKLMTIK, encoded by the exons ATGGAGGGCAACGATCAGCCACCTCCCTCGCCATATCCACCGTCTGCTTCTCTTCTCAAAGacatttcaaatttcaaaacccCAAAACGCGCTTCTCGTGTCCCTAATTTCACCTCTTCTTCTCCTTATCCTCAGTTCTTCACCGCTTCCAAACAAACCCCAAAACTGTCTTCTTCTGTCCGCAGTTCCCGGCCTAAACATAAAACCGCGACAGCCCGTCGTCTAAAGGCATTTGAGCTAGAACAATCACAATCCTCGCGCAAAGTCCAAACTAAAAAAGAACAGTCTCTTAAGTCACTTTCAAAATCTCTCACTACTTGGCTTAATTTCCTCCTCCAAAACCCGAGATCCTGCGGCTGTGATTTAACCGTAATTGATGATCAAGATGGAAGCTTTCCAGAGAAGTTAGGGGGGAAGAGACAGAGGAATGCTCAATGGCGGAGTCCGAAGAGGCTGAGAGGCGGTGATTTTGTGGAGATTAATGGAACTGACGGGTTTTCAAGTTCAAAGAACTATGAATTGTTAAGGAAATCGTTGAAAGATGTGTGTAGTTTGGATGATTTGAAGCACAGAATGAGGCTTCATTTGAGCTTGGCTACTTGCAAGGAGATTTTTGATATCATGTCTCATGTCGTTAAG AATATTGATGAAGGCAGGTTGAAAATGAAGTCACATTGCCCCATAGTAACAGATGTAGGAATGAAAGAGAAGGCGATCCAAATTCTTATGTGTTATAACCCAATTTGGATTCGAATTGGATTGCATATTATTTTTGGCGGTGATTCCTTGTTGCCTAGCGGGGATGTTAAATCTGATAAAGAAATTGCCTTTTTGAAGATGGTAATTGAAAAGCAGTTTTTCTCTCATGCTGGACTAGCAAAAGCTTATGCTTATAATAAGATGGTTGAAGGGTTATACAGGCCAGGTTACTATGAATATTTGGGTAATATAATATTGAAGAGATTTCTGCTGCTGGTTCTTATACTTGATAGAGCAAAATCTAGTAGCGCTCTTTCTTTAAAGTATGGTATTGATGGAGTTGATGGGGGCTCTCCTCTTTTATTTGTGGTGCAGTCAAGTATCAAGTCTAGTCGTCAAATGATTAATG ATTTTCTATCATCGGAGATAATGCTTGGAGAAGGTAACCTTCTGGCACATCTAGTGATTGTAGGTTACAGAGTTTCTTACCAGCAG TGTCCTCTTTTTGAGTATGACTTTAGAGTGACGGATTTATTTGAGGACCTACAAGATGGACTACGTCTTTGTCGAGCCATTCAGCTCTTGAGAAGTGACTCATCTATTCTTATG AAAATGGTAGTTCCATCTGATACTCGCAAGAAAAACTTGGTCAACTGTGGCATTGCTCTGCAATATCTAAAACATGCTGGTGTTAGACTGTGTGATGATGACGGCATGATGATTATGGAAGATGATATTGCTAACGGAGACAAGGAACTAACCATTAGCTTGCTCTGGAGCATGTTTATTCAATTACAG CTGCCACTCCTGATCAACAGCAAAATCTTAGTTGAGGAGATTCTGAAAATTCATGGAACCAATGTG GATACCTCCAAAAACATTAATCTTAGTTCAGCTTCTTTGCAGTTGCTTTTGAACTGGATCCAG GTGGTCTGTGATAAGTATGATTATAAGGTTGACAATATTTCTTCTTTGGTTGATGGGAAAGCTGTATGGTGTTTGCTTGACTATTACTTCCGCAAAGAACTTTGCTGTTCTCGTTCTCTTAAG GACCCTACTGATACTAGAGGGGAAGAATCAATTATGTCTGCTTCTGAATATACAGATGCAGTGCATAATTTCATATTATCACAGAAGCTGATAACCTTGTTGGGGAACTTTCCAGAG ATTCTGCAAATCAGTGACATACTTGAACATAGTGGTGCAATTAGTGAAAGGAGTGTGGTGATTCTATTGGTATTTCTTGCATCGCAGCTGACTGCAAAGAAATCTATG GATCAGCTGAATTTTCATAAGCTCTTGTGTTGTAATTGTCAAAGTCCAGAGAGGAGACATTCAATCAGTGAACAGTGTGGCTTGAGTTTGAATGCAATGCTAGACCAAGAGGAAATAGATGAACACTGTAATGAAG ATGCTGCTAGAAGATTTAACGCTATTAAAGCTTGGTGGCAAGATATGGCAGAACGGAACAACAGCTTTGTTATAAAGCCTGCAATATCTACTTTGCAGCACTGCTCAACTAAGAAATCCAGCATCAACTTTCAAAAAG ACAACGCAGCAACACTCATACAATCGCACTTCAGAAGGTCAATTGCACGTTATCATTTTTTGAAGATGAAAAATGCAGTTTTAATTTTGCAAACAGTTATTCGGGCTTGGTTTATGGTGAAGCGGATATCTGCACCTTACAGATTCTGTGATGACATGATTCAGGACTCTATCTATG AAAGGTGGAAGCAGTCAGAAAGAGATTGGAGATATgtcaactttatttttgacaGACATAGCTTTGTCAAGGTACGAAAATCAGTGGTGTTCATCCAGCAAGCAGCTAGGATTTGGATGATGCAAAGAATCCAGGCTGCAAGTATTAGAAATCATGATATGTCCACTATGGAGCTG ATGATGAATGCTCCACACATGTGCCAAATGCACCGTAGTAATCTTGAAAGAGAAGCAGCCATTCGAATCCAGCTATCTTGGAAGAATTATATTGATGGCAGGTGTCTTCGCAATCAGCATCTAGCTGCAATTAAAATTCAGCATCATTTCCAATGTTGGCAGTtgagaaagaaatttttgaaacaGAAGGAATTCATAACAAAAGTTCAGAGATGCTGCCGTGGTTGGCTGATAAGGAGGAACTTTATGCACCAAATAGAAGCTGTAAAAAAGATTCAAAACGTTATTCGGGGCTTAAATTGTCAGAAGGCATTTAATTGCAGAAAGAATGCTGCTATTGAAATTCAACGGTTTGTCAGGGGACAGATCGCTCGAAAAAGGCTCTTAG GAGCTtctcattttaatatatgcaCCACTGTTTATTGCAAATTCCAAACTTCTGGCTGCTTTCCTCGTCCAGAATTGAAAGTAATACTATCTGCAATATTGAAGCTGCAAAGGTGGTGGAGATGTGTTTTGTTGCATAAATTAAGAACAAGATCAGCAATAGTTATACAGTCTTATTTTCGAGGTTGGGTCAGCAGGCAAAAGGTTTATACAGAAAGGCGATATGCTGTTATGATCCaa tCTCACTGGAAAGGTTACCTTGTGCGTAAAGAATCAAGAGGACAGCTATTGGATTTGCGCTTGAGAGTGCAGAAATCCGCTAAAAATATAGATGACAGCATGCGTATAATTAACAGACTCAAAGTGGCACTTTCGGAACTACTGAGTATGAAAAGCATCAGCGGGATTCTTCATACTTGTGCAACCTTAG ATATGACTACACAACATTCTCAGAAATGTTGCGAGGAGCTTGTGGCCGCAGGGGCCATAGGGATTTTATTGAAACTGATTCGGTTAGTCAGTCGAAGCATACCGGATCAGGAGATTTTAAAGCATGCACTTTCAACTATCAGGAATCTTACCCGCTATCAACACTTGACTGAAGTTCTAATTGACAGCCATGGATCAATAGAAATCATCTTTTGGGAATTTCTCAG GAACAAGGAAGACGGTTATTTTATCGCTTCAGAGATTCTGAAGAAGATATGTTCAAATAAGAAAGGTGGTCAGTCCTTGCGCAAGTTACCCGCCCTCATAAAGAGGTTACATAGTCTTGTGGAAGAACTAACAAGGAAATCAACTATTGAGAAAAG GAATCCTCAGGGTGTAGCAGCAAGagagaaaacagaaaaaagattGAGAGAGGCTGTTGGAATCCTTAAATTGATGACAATTAAGTGA
- the LOC8284218 gene encoding 15.4 kDa class V heat shock protein, producing the protein MEFPMYQQQAFPWHYLLAYPSPFSYSLRPENYVHWVQTPESHIYSADLPGVKKEEIKVEVEDSIYLIIRTESTDEATRPPAKSFMRKFRLPGSVDIDGISAGYEDGVLTVTVPRSYKRGLLIDQSALPERLEVTARAA; encoded by the exons ATGGAGTTCCCCATGTATCAACAACAAGCTTTCCCTTGGCACTATCTTCTTGCTTATCCCTCCCCTTTCTCCTACTCTCTCAGACCAGAAAACTATGTTCATTGGGTCCAGACCCCTGAATCCCATATTTACTCAGCTGACCTTCCTG GTGTGAAGAAAGAGGAGATAAAGGTGGAGGTTGAGGATTCAATATACCTGATAATTAGAACAGAGTCTACTGATGAAGCAACTAGGCCGCCTGCCAAGAGCTTCATGAGGAAATTCAGGCTTCCAGGTTCGGTTGATATCGATGGAATATCAGCTGGATACGAAGACGGTGTATTGACAGTTACTGTACCAAGATCTTATAAGAGGGGACTCCTTATTGACCAATCAGCTTTGCCTGAAAGGCTGGAAGTTACTGCTAGGGCTGCTTGA
- the LOC8284217 gene encoding zinc finger MYND domain-containing protein 15, whose protein sequence is MDLHLKSLFGRFQEQFGSGPGLGPGSGTCLMKVEGIAPNFIKSLYKACAALYRTDPWRRLRPPHLFGIRVGKDSDWSGKKQLFPCIQFIGGDGGDVGFYMFRSVNDAKKMTGSRETILVPNVELLRVTYESESLMFPSNRKMIKSLSLEVSGTDRFPVIDVARFMSSGALQFRHPTLEELRFVYAFMRAISLVHTLLQEDKEGGPKWSKLIYFEPFIETVDVQWPSEMAKGYDLVAVTISHPPGQAYEEKASSTASSTPTKYAERPREEIFVDMRISSNSGLRQCTMCDKEVHGEQSPSCGHCRAVIYCSSQCQKQHWKETHKSMCGLYKAMMEREEELAMNIFMFPCSAEQPCKWLESLGIHQKGMWRRKCSCYSHCPFGLLPVKGGLWDSWGGLDDEDYPCDSPFHNHLRDGISSPILLSGWSEYYNLRSLPLSSPVADILSHPLTVYYILTTLNISSKNLLLKGKEVILHYLGPEGELDWMPAFAEISHLLNGSGNIHIVMVGPEVPTNLSGTTSGVSSRVRVNLVRGIYQEEATYLPSPHVIVALNCGLDNHTSWGGALEVIKSANVPAFITEQSEISCANAKQVLRGAGLHITHPVTPNPFRSPLKIQSTSSNLPSYSNGFVLGVNT, encoded by the coding sequence ATGGATTTGCATTTAAAGAGCTTGTTTGGTAGATTCCAGGAGCAATTTGGGTCTGGTCCTGGGCTTGGTCCTGGATCAGGGACTTGCTTGATGAAGGTGGAGGGCATTGCTCCTAATTTCATCAAGTCATTGTATAAAGCTTGTGCTGCTCTTTATAGAACTGATCCTTGGAGAAGATTGCGTCCCCCCCATCTTTTTGGAATTCGGGTGGGAAAGGACTCTGATTGGTCTGGCAAGAAACAACTTTTCCCGTGCATTCAGTTCATAGGAGGTGATGGTGGGGATGTTGGCTTCTATATGTTTCGATCTGTAAATGATGCTAAGAAAATGACAGGGTCTAGAGAGACAATTTTGGTTCCTAATGTGGAGCTTTTGAGGGTTACATATGAATCTGAGTCATTGATGTTTCCTTCTAATAGGAAAATGATCAAGTCTTTGTCATTGGAGGTGTCCGGTACTGATAGATTTCCTGTAATTGATGTTGCACGTTTTATGTCTTCTGGTGCACTTCAGTTTAGGCATCCAACTCTAGAAGAATTAAGATTTGTGTATGCATTCATGAGAGCCATCTCTCTAGTGCATACATTGCTTCAGGAAGATAAAGAAGGCGGTCCAAAGTGGTCCAAGTTGATATATTTTGAACCATTTATTGAGACTGTTGATGTCCAGTGGCCTTCAGAAATGGCTAAGGGCTATGATCTTGTTGCGGTTACAATCTCACACCCACCTGGTCAGGCGTACGAGGAAAAGGCAAGCTCAACCGCTAGCTCAACTCCCACCAAGTATGCAGAAAGACCCAGGGAGGAGATCTTTGTTGATATGAGGATAAGCTCGAATTCTGGCTTGAGGCAGTGCACAATGTGTGATAAAGAAGTTCATGGAGAACAATCTCCCTCTTGTGGGCATTGTCGAGCGGTTATCTACTGTAGTTCTCAATGCCAGAAGCAGCATTGGAAGGAAACACATAAGAGCATGTGTGGTCTTTACAAGGCTATGATGGAAAGGGAAGAAGAGCTGGcaatgaatatatttatgttcCCTTGTTCTGCTGAGCAGCCTTGTAAATGGCTGGAGTCGTTGGGTATCCATCAGAAGGGAATGTGGAGGAGAAAGTGCAGTTGCTATTCTCACTGCCCATTTGGTCTCCTCCCCGTTAAAGGTGGTTTGTGGGATTCATGGGGTGGGCTGGACGATGAAGACTATCCTTGTGATTCACCTTTTCACAACCATTTAAGAGATGGAATATCAAGCCCAATCCTTCTTTCTGGTTGGTCAGAGTACTATAATCTCAGGTCATTGCCATTGTCAAGCCCTGTTGCTGACATTCTTTCTCATCCACTTACAGTTTATTACATATTGACTACTCTGAATATCAGTTCAAAGAACCTGTTACTCAAAGGGAAAGAGGTGATTCTTCATTACCTGGGGCCTGAAGGGGAGTTGGATTGGATGCCAGCATTTGCAGAAATTAGCCATTTGCTCAATGGATCAGGTAATATACATATTGTAATGGTGGGACCTGAAGTTCCAACTAATTTGTCTGGCACAACTTCAGGAGTAAGTAGTAGGGTGAGGGTGAATCTTGTGAGGGGCATTTATCAAGAGGAAGCCACCTACTTGCCTTCTCCCCATGTTATAGTTGCATTGAACTGTGGATTAGACAACCATACAAGTTGGGGTGGAGCACTCGAAGTGATAAAATCTGCAAATGTTCCAGCCTTCATCACGGAGCAATCGGAAATTTCATGTGCAAATGCAAAGCAAGTCCTTCGTGGGGCAGGATTGCACATTACACATCCCGTGACACCAAATCCTTTCCGTTCTCCTCTGAAGATTCAAAGCACTTCTAGCAATCTTCCTTCATATAGCAACGGCTTTGTGCTTGGAGTGAATACATGA